One window from the genome of Pseudomonas sp. L5B5 encodes:
- a CDS encoding PA1414 family protein, with product MKDKLQSWLHDLGVALGLIEPPLQPVPIPTEEELRRRQQRRR from the coding sequence ATGAAAGACAAACTGCAAAGCTGGCTGCACGACCTTGGTGTTGCACTGGGCCTGATCGAGCCACCGCTGCAACCGGTGCCGATTCCTACCGAAGAAGAACTGCGGCGTCGTCAGCAACGCCGTCGCTGA
- a CDS encoding YecA family protein yields MSFAEQLTRLQVFLDADDLHDEALDYVAAHGYLTALSICSESVPEREWIDTLFAEEPHYRDDAEREAIESTLLALKAHIARQLASDEEFELPCDLDLGDDPDDSDLRGWCIGFMEGVFLREAAWFETAEEEVSEMLLPIMVGSGLFDEQPEFSDIANDANLMDDMIVQIPEALTALYLLCNAPDEKPALLKPRHH; encoded by the coding sequence ATGTCCTTCGCTGAGCAACTAACCCGCCTGCAAGTCTTCCTCGATGCAGATGATCTGCACGACGAGGCGCTGGACTACGTGGCCGCTCACGGCTACCTGACCGCGCTGTCGATCTGCTCGGAAAGCGTTCCAGAGCGTGAATGGATCGACACCCTGTTCGCCGAGGAGCCCCACTACCGCGACGACGCCGAGCGCGAAGCGATCGAGTCGACCCTGCTGGCCCTCAAGGCGCACATCGCGCGCCAGCTGGCCTCCGACGAAGAATTCGAGCTGCCGTGCGACCTCGACCTGGGCGACGACCCGGACGACTCCGACCTACGCGGCTGGTGCATCGGTTTCATGGAAGGGGTGTTCCTGCGTGAAGCGGCCTGGTTCGAAACCGCCGAAGAAGAAGTCAGCGAGATGCTGCTGCCGATCATGGTGGGTTCCGGCTTGTTCGACGAGCAGCCCGAGTTCTCCGACATCGCCAACGACGCCAACCTGATGGACGACATGATCGTGCAGATTCCCGAGGCGCTGACGGCGTTGTACCTGCTGTGCAATGCTCCCGACGAGAAACCCGCACTGCTCAAGCCCCGTCACCATTGA
- the recQ gene encoding DNA helicase RecQ has translation MLEQAQRVLKDIFGYDSFRGRQGAIIERVASGGDALVLMPTGGGKSLCFQVPALLRPGLAVVVSPLIALMDDQVATLEELGVAAAALNSTLSPEQQRDLAARIRRGEVKMLYLAPERLVQPRMLAFLQSLDIALFAIDEAHCVSQWGHDFRPEYLQLGQLAEMFPEVPRIALTATADKRTREEIVNRLHLQDAERFLSSFDRPNIFYRIVPKEQPRKQLQAFLNERRSDAGIVYCLSRKKVDEVAAFLCEQGFTALPYHAGLPNELRAYHQKRFLNEEGLIMVATIAFGMGIDKPNVRFVAHMDLPKSLEAYYQETGRAGRDGLPADAWMAYGLQDVLMLKQMLQNSEGDERHKRLEQHKLDAMLALCEETRCRRQSLLAYFDEDMPQPCGHCDNCVDGVQTWDATEPARQALSAIYRTGQRYGVGHLVDVLLGKDTEKVRSFGHQHLAVFGVGKARSEGEWRSLFRQLVARGLADIDLEGYGGLRLSDSCRPLLKGEVTLELRRDLKPQTTAKSSSQASQLVRGEEREQWEALRVLRRKLAEEHGVPPYVIFPDSTLLEMLRSQPGSMAEMARVSGVGARKLERYGAAFLDVLGGAGEAPKVVADIRHELITLARAGMTPVQIAGQLQCTEKNVYTLLAEAIGKQQLSLEQALDLPEDLLGEIQDAFLDGEGELPPVAEVIELFAGRVPEGVLYCVRAALQSEFEV, from the coding sequence ATGCTCGAACAGGCTCAGCGCGTCCTCAAGGACATCTTTGGCTACGACAGTTTCCGTGGTCGCCAGGGTGCGATCATTGAGCGCGTGGCCAGCGGCGGTGATGCGCTGGTGCTGATGCCCACCGGTGGTGGCAAGTCCCTGTGCTTCCAGGTGCCGGCGCTGCTGCGTCCGGGCCTGGCGGTGGTGGTGTCGCCACTGATCGCGCTGATGGACGACCAGGTGGCGACGCTGGAGGAACTGGGCGTCGCGGCTGCGGCCCTGAACTCCACCCTGAGCCCGGAGCAGCAGCGTGACCTGGCGGCGCGTATCCGCCGTGGCGAAGTGAAAATGCTCTACCTCGCTCCCGAGCGGCTGGTCCAGCCGCGGATGCTGGCGTTCCTGCAGAGCCTGGACATCGCCCTGTTCGCCATCGATGAAGCCCATTGCGTCTCCCAGTGGGGACATGACTTCCGACCCGAGTACCTGCAGTTGGGGCAATTGGCGGAAATGTTCCCCGAGGTGCCGCGTATTGCCCTGACGGCCACCGCCGACAAGCGGACCCGCGAAGAGATCGTCAATCGCCTGCACCTGCAGGACGCCGAGCGTTTCCTGTCCAGTTTCGATCGGCCGAACATCTTCTATCGCATCGTGCCCAAGGAGCAGCCGCGCAAGCAGTTGCAGGCCTTTCTCAACGAGCGGCGCAGCGATGCCGGGATCGTCTACTGCCTGTCGCGCAAGAAGGTCGACGAGGTGGCAGCGTTCCTCTGTGAGCAGGGTTTTACCGCGTTGCCCTATCACGCAGGGTTGCCCAACGAACTGCGCGCCTATCACCAGAAACGCTTCCTCAACGAGGAAGGCCTGATCATGGTGGCGACCATTGCCTTCGGCATGGGCATCGACAAGCCCAACGTGCGTTTTGTCGCCCACATGGACCTGCCCAAGTCCCTGGAGGCGTACTACCAGGAGACCGGGCGTGCCGGTCGCGACGGCTTGCCGGCCGATGCCTGGATGGCCTATGGGCTGCAGGACGTGCTGATGCTCAAGCAGATGCTGCAGAACTCCGAAGGCGACGAGCGTCACAAGCGCCTTGAACAGCACAAGCTCGATGCAATGCTGGCGTTGTGCGAGGAAACCCGCTGCCGCCGTCAGTCGCTGCTGGCCTATTTCGACGAAGACATGCCGCAGCCCTGTGGCCACTGCGACAATTGCGTCGATGGGGTACAGACCTGGGATGCCACCGAGCCGGCGCGCCAGGCGCTGTCGGCCATCTACCGCACCGGCCAGCGCTACGGCGTCGGTCACCTGGTGGATGTGCTGCTGGGCAAGGACACGGAAAAGGTCCGCAGCTTCGGCCACCAGCACCTGGCGGTGTTCGGTGTTGGCAAGGCGCGCAGCGAAGGGGAGTGGCGTTCGCTGTTCCGCCAGTTGGTGGCCCGCGGGCTGGCGGACATCGACCTGGAAGGTTATGGCGGCCTGCGCTTGAGCGATAGTTGCCGCCCGCTGCTCAAGGGCGAAGTCACCCTGGAGCTGCGTCGTGACCTCAAGCCGCAAACCACGGCCAAGAGCAGCAGCCAGGCCAGCCAGCTGGTACGGGGCGAGGAGCGCGAGCAGTGGGAGGCGCTGCGGGTGTTGCGGCGCAAGCTGGCGGAAGAGCACGGTGTGCCACCCTATGTCATTTTCCCTGATTCGACCTTGCTCGAGATGCTTCGCAGCCAGCCTGGCTCCATGGCCGAGATGGCCCGGGTCAGCGGCGTCGGTGCCCGCAAGCTGGAGCGCTACGGAGCGGCGTTCCTCGACGTGCTGGGTGGGGCAGGTGAGGCTCCTAAGGTGGTCGCCGATATTCGCCATGAGCTGATTACCCTGGCCCGTGCGGGAATGACCCCGGTGCAGATCGCCGGCCAGTTGCAGTGCACGGAAAAGAACGTCTACACCTTGCTGGCCGAAGCCATCGGCAAGCAGCAGTTGTCCCTGGAGCAGGCGCTGGACCTGCCCGAGGATTTGCTGGGGGAGATCCAGGACGCGTTTCTCGACGGCGAGGGCGAGTTGCCGCCGGTGGCCGAAGTGATCGAGCTGTTTGCCGGGCGGGTGCCCGAAGGAGTCTTGTATTGCGTGCGTGCGGCATTGCAGTCGGAGTTCGAGGTTTAA
- a CDS encoding YbaN family protein, producing the protein MAKPIGQRPLLLRYVLLAIGWSSVALGVIGIFLPVLPTTPFLLLAAACFARSSPRFYQWLVDHPRLGPWIRDYLDGNGIPLKGKVYAIGLMWLSIGLSCYLVPLPWARGFMLTSAVLVSIYILRQKTLRRP; encoded by the coding sequence ATGGCCAAGCCCATAGGCCAACGCCCCCTGCTGTTGCGTTACGTTCTGCTGGCCATCGGCTGGTCGAGCGTAGCGCTGGGGGTCATCGGCATCTTCCTCCCGGTGCTGCCCACCACTCCCTTCCTGCTGCTCGCGGCGGCCTGCTTCGCCCGCAGTTCTCCACGTTTCTACCAATGGCTGGTAGATCATCCGCGCCTGGGTCCCTGGATCCGCGATTACCTGGATGGCAATGGCATTCCGCTCAAGGGCAAGGTCTATGCGATCGGGCTGATGTGGCTGAGCATCGGCCTGTCCTGTTATCTGGTGCCACTGCCCTGGGCCCGGGGCTTCATGCTCACCAGCGCCGTGCTGGTGAGTATCTACATCCTGCGCCAGAAAACCCTGCGCCGCCCCTGA
- a CDS encoding tRNA-uridine aminocarboxypropyltransferase: MSRSRCERCLRPAGHCLCPLIPQLPSRTRVLVLQHPSEANHALNTARLAALGLDNAELKVGEVFEDLAQLLECPGYQARLLFPADDAQPLQAYAPGQEPMLLVVPDGTWRKARKLLHLNPLLAALPRVTLEAAPVSRYRLRKAPGPDALSTLEAIVEALQTLEAPTSFEPLLRPFDALIEGQIAAMGTETYQRNHLKS, encoded by the coding sequence ATGTCTCGATCCCGTTGTGAGCGTTGCCTGCGTCCGGCCGGACACTGCCTTTGCCCACTGATCCCGCAGCTGCCCAGCCGGACTCGGGTGCTGGTGCTGCAGCATCCCAGTGAAGCCAACCATGCCTTGAACACTGCGCGACTGGCGGCCCTGGGGCTGGACAACGCCGAACTGAAGGTGGGTGAAGTGTTCGAGGACCTGGCGCAGTTGCTCGAATGCCCCGGATACCAGGCGCGCCTGTTGTTTCCAGCAGACGATGCCCAGCCGCTGCAGGCCTATGCCCCCGGCCAGGAACCAATGTTGCTGGTGGTGCCCGATGGCACCTGGCGCAAGGCGCGCAAGCTGTTGCACCTCAATCCGTTGCTGGCGGCGCTGCCCCGGGTCACCCTGGAGGCTGCGCCAGTGTCACGCTACCGCTTGCGCAAGGCTCCCGGGCCGGATGCCCTGTCGACCCTGGAGGCCATCGTCGAGGCTTTGCAGACCCTGGAAGCACCGACCTCGTTCGAGCCGCTGCTGCGTCCTTTCGATGCGCTGATCGAAGGCCAGATTGCCGCCATGGGCACCGAGACCTATCAGCGCAACCACCTCAAGTCCTGA
- the speB gene encoding agmatinase encodes MDKTLHQPLGGNEMPRFGGIATMMRLPHVPTPAGLDAAFVGIPLDIGTSLRSGTRFGPREIRAESVMIRPYNMATGAAPFDSLNVADIGDVAINTFNLLDAVRIIEEAYDSILEHNVIPLTLGGDHTITLPILRAIHKKHGKVGLVHIDAHADVNDHMFGEKIAHGTTFRRAVEEGLLDCDRVVQIGLRAQGYTAEDFNWSRKQGFRVVQAEECWHKSLEPLMAEVREKVGDGPVYLSFDIDGIDPAWAPGTGTPEIGGLTTIQAIEIVRGCQGLELVGCDLVEVSPPYDTTGNTSLLGANLLYEMLCVLPGVAHR; translated from the coding sequence GTGGACAAGACTCTCCACCAGCCACTGGGCGGCAACGAAATGCCGCGATTCGGCGGCATCGCCACCATGATGCGTCTTCCCCATGTCCCCACTCCCGCCGGCCTGGACGCTGCGTTCGTCGGCATTCCCCTGGACATCGGCACCTCGCTACGCTCCGGCACCCGCTTCGGCCCCCGGGAAATCCGCGCCGAATCCGTGATGATCCGCCCCTACAACATGGCCACCGGCGCTGCACCGTTCGACTCGCTGAACGTGGCCGACATCGGTGACGTGGCGATCAACACCTTCAACCTGCTGGACGCCGTGCGCATCATCGAAGAAGCCTACGACAGCATCCTCGAGCACAACGTCATCCCCCTGACCCTGGGCGGCGACCACACCATCACCCTGCCGATCCTGCGGGCCATCCACAAGAAACACGGCAAGGTCGGCCTGGTGCATATCGATGCCCACGCAGACGTCAACGACCACATGTTCGGCGAGAAGATCGCCCATGGCACCACCTTCCGCCGCGCCGTGGAAGAAGGCCTGCTGGACTGTGATCGCGTGGTGCAGATCGGCCTGCGGGCCCAGGGCTATACCGCCGAGGACTTCAACTGGAGCCGCAAGCAGGGTTTTCGTGTGGTCCAGGCCGAAGAGTGCTGGCACAAGTCCCTGGAACCCCTGATGGCCGAAGTCCGCGAGAAGGTCGGCGATGGTCCGGTGTACCTGAGCTTCGACATCGATGGCATCGACCCGGCCTGGGCGCCAGGCACCGGCACCCCGGAAATCGGTGGACTGACCACCATCCAGGCCATCGAGATCGTTCGCGGCTGCCAGGGCCTGGAGCTGGTGGGCTGTGACCTGGTGGAAGTCTCGCCACCTTATGACACCACCGGCAACACCTCGCTGCTGGGCGCCAACCTGCTGTACGAAATGCTCTGCGTACTGCCTGGCGTCGCCCATCGCTGA
- a CDS encoding patatin-like phospholipase family protein, whose product MRRLLSCLLLCLLPLITQSAEPPRPKIGLVLSGGAARGLAHVGVLKALEEQGIRIDAIAGTSMGAVIGGLYASGYQIDELEKLALGIDWKQALSDAPPREDVPFRRKQDDRDFLVKQKLSFRDDGSLGLPLGVIQGQNLALLLESKLAHASDTRDFDQLPIPFRAVATDIATGEKVVFRKGHLPQVIRASMSIPAVFAPVELDGRLLVDGGMTDNIPLDVAREMGVDIAIVVDIGTPLRSRQQLNTVVDVLTQSITLMTRRNSEEQLAALHKGDVLIQPALSAFGVTDFGRAQEIIDAGYRATRILDARLAPLRREHPQPAQLTAARQPSQRTPIINRIKVENDSKVSDDVIRYYIRQHIGEPLDLGRLETDMGTLYGLDFFEQVQYRVIHKGQDNTLVISARGKRSGTDYLRLGLSLSDDLRGDSAFNIGASYRMNGINSLGAEWLTRLQIGDRQELYSEFYQPLDAGSRYFVAPFIAAQSQNVEAALDKDPIAEYRVERYGFGLNLGRQIGNSGEVRFGVGEAWGNADVRIGDRDLPKLNFSEGYYQLQYSFDSLDNVYFPHSGEDIHLTLRQFEPGLGSDKHYRQWEFKLDKALSSGPNTFILGGRYGRTLDNADVVTSSFLLGGARQLSGFREDALSGQNISLARAVYFRRLTPRSYLPLDFPLYLGGSLERGRAWNNDNVFDSGYINAASIFLGFDTPLGPLNFSYGFNDENQKALSLNLGQTF is encoded by the coding sequence ATGCGCCGTCTGCTGTCTTGCCTGTTGCTCTGCCTGCTGCCCCTGATCACCCAATCCGCCGAGCCCCCGCGCCCGAAGATCGGCCTGGTGCTGTCCGGTGGCGCAGCCCGCGGCCTGGCCCATGTCGGGGTACTCAAGGCCCTGGAAGAGCAAGGCATTCGCATCGACGCAATTGCCGGCACCAGCATGGGCGCGGTGATCGGCGGGCTCTATGCCTCGGGCTACCAGATCGACGAACTGGAAAAGCTCGCCCTGGGAATCGACTGGAAACAGGCCCTGTCCGATGCACCGCCACGGGAAGACGTGCCCTTTCGACGCAAGCAGGACGACCGGGATTTCCTGGTCAAGCAGAAGCTCAGCTTCCGCGACGATGGCAGCCTGGGCCTGCCACTGGGGGTGATCCAGGGGCAGAACCTGGCCCTGCTGCTGGAGAGCAAGCTGGCCCACGCCAGCGACACCCGCGACTTCGACCAGTTGCCGATCCCGTTCCGGGCAGTGGCCACCGATATCGCCACCGGTGAAAAGGTGGTGTTTCGCAAGGGACACTTGCCCCAGGTGATTCGCGCGAGCATGTCGATCCCTGCGGTGTTCGCCCCGGTGGAACTCGACGGCCGGCTGCTGGTGGACGGCGGCATGACCGACAACATCCCCCTGGATGTGGCCCGGGAAATGGGCGTGGACATCGCCATCGTGGTGGACATCGGCACTCCACTGCGCTCGCGCCAGCAACTCAATACGGTGGTCGATGTACTGACGCAGTCGATCACCCTGATGACCCGGCGCAATTCCGAGGAGCAACTGGCAGCGCTGCACAAGGGCGATGTACTGATCCAGCCGGCGCTGTCGGCGTTCGGTGTCACCGACTTCGGCCGCGCCCAGGAGATAATCGACGCCGGCTACCGCGCCACCCGCATCCTCGACGCACGCCTGGCGCCCTTGCGCCGGGAGCACCCGCAGCCGGCACAACTCACCGCTGCGCGCCAGCCCAGCCAGCGCACGCCGATCATCAACCGGATCAAGGTGGAAAACGATTCCAAGGTCAGCGACGACGTCATCCGCTACTACATTCGCCAGCACATCGGCGAGCCCCTGGACCTGGGCCGCCTGGAAACCGACATGGGCACGCTGTACGGCCTGGATTTCTTCGAGCAGGTGCAGTACCGGGTGATCCACAAGGGCCAGGACAATACCCTGGTGATCAGCGCCCGGGGCAAGCGCAGCGGTACTGACTACCTGCGCCTGGGCCTGAGCCTGTCCGATGACTTGCGCGGCGACAGCGCCTTCAACATTGGCGCCAGTTACCGCATGAACGGCATCAACAGCCTCGGCGCGGAATGGTTGACGCGGTTGCAGATCGGCGACCGGCAGGAGCTGTACAGCGAGTTCTACCAGCCGCTGGACGCCGGTTCGCGCTACTTCGTCGCACCGTTCATCGCCGCTCAATCGCAGAACGTCGAGGCCGCGCTGGACAAGGACCCGATCGCCGAATATCGGGTGGAGCGCTACGGCTTCGGCCTCAACCTGGGGCGGCAGATCGGCAACAGCGGCGAGGTGCGCTTCGGTGTGGGCGAAGCCTGGGGCAACGCCGACGTGCGCATTGGCGACCGGGACCTGCCGAAGCTGAATTTTAGCGAGGGTTACTACCAGCTCCAGTATTCCTTCGACTCCCTGGACAACGTCTACTTCCCTCATTCGGGCGAAGATATCCACCTGACCCTGCGCCAGTTCGAACCGGGCCTGGGCTCGGACAAGCATTACCGGCAGTGGGAATTCAAGCTGGACAAGGCGCTGAGCAGCGGCCCCAACACCTTTATCCTCGGCGGCCGCTATGGCCGGACCCTGGACAATGCCGACGTGGTCACCTCCAGCTTCCTCCTGGGGGGCGCCCGCCAGCTGTCGGGGTTCCGCGAGGACGCCCTGTCCGGACAGAACATCAGCCTGGCACGTGCGGTGTACTTCCGCCGCCTGACGCCACGCTCCTACCTGCCCCTGGACTTTCCGCTGTACCTGGGGGGCTCGCTGGAACGGGGCCGGGCCTGGAACAACGACAACGTCTTCGATAGCGGCTACATCAACGCGGCCAGCATCTTCCTGGGCTTCGATACGCCGCTGGGGCCGCTGAACTTCAGCTACGGCTTCAACGATGAGAACCAGAAGGCCCTCTCACTGAACCTGGGCCAGACGTTCTGA
- the ptrR gene encoding putrescine utilization regulator PtrR: MEFSQLRIFQAVAEEGSITRAAERLHRVPSNLSTRLKQLEEQLGVELFLRERQRLLLSPAGKVLLDYASRLFALRDEAQAAVLGGQPAGDFVLGTMYSTAAIHLPALLARYHRTYPAVNLQVQSGPTGELLEGLLAGRLDAALVDGPLELAGLDGVPLCREALVLISEADHPPVRTALDVEGRAVFTFRQGCSYRMRLESWFAHYHAAMGRAMEIESYQGMLACVIAGSGVALMARSMLDSLPGRESVAVHPLAEPFAHSTTWLMWRKGMVGANLNAWIELQQGSAGPMMQPARATA; the protein is encoded by the coding sequence ATGGAGTTCAGCCAACTGCGTATCTTCCAGGCGGTGGCCGAGGAAGGTTCCATCACCCGTGCCGCCGAACGCTTGCATCGGGTGCCATCGAACCTGTCGACCCGGCTCAAGCAGCTCGAAGAACAACTGGGGGTCGAGTTGTTCCTGCGTGAGCGCCAGCGCCTGCTGTTGTCGCCGGCCGGAAAGGTGCTGCTGGACTATGCATCGCGCCTGTTTGCCCTGCGTGACGAAGCCCAGGCGGCGGTGCTGGGTGGCCAGCCAGCCGGTGATTTTGTCCTGGGCACGATGTACAGCACTGCGGCCATTCACCTGCCAGCTCTCTTGGCGCGTTACCACCGCACTTACCCGGCAGTGAATCTGCAGGTGCAGTCCGGGCCCACTGGCGAGTTGCTCGAGGGGTTGCTGGCCGGACGCCTGGATGCCGCCTTGGTCGACGGGCCGCTGGAACTGGCCGGGCTCGACGGCGTGCCCTTGTGCAGGGAGGCCCTGGTGCTGATCAGTGAAGCCGATCATCCTCCGGTGCGTACCGCCCTGGATGTGGAAGGGCGCGCGGTATTCACCTTTCGCCAGGGCTGTTCCTATCGCATGCGACTGGAGTCCTGGTTCGCCCATTATCATGCGGCGATGGGTCGGGCCATGGAGATCGAGTCCTACCAGGGCATGCTGGCCTGCGTGATCGCCGGTTCCGGTGTGGCCCTGATGGCTCGCTCGATGCTGGACAGCCTACCGGGGCGCGAAAGTGTCGCCGTGCATCCCCTGGCCGAACCGTTCGCCCATTCCACCACCTGGCTGATGTGGCGCAAGGGCATGGTAGGGGCCAACCTCAATGCCTGGATCGAACTGCAGCAGGGCTCCGCCGGTCCGATGATGCAACCGGCGCGAGCAACGGCATGA
- a CDS encoding sodium:solute symporter, with the protein MALDLFVVLIYAAGMLVLGYYGMRKAKTHEDYLVAGRNLGPTLYMGTMAATVLGGASTVGTVRLGYVHGISGFWLCAALGAGIIALNLLLAKPLLKLRIFTVTQVLEKRYNPMARQASAVIMLAYALMIGVTSILAIGTVLQVLFGLPFWISVLLGGGVVVVYSAIGGMWSLTLTDIVQFVIKTVGLMFILLPICLYRVGGWDELVAKLPASSFSFTAIGWDTIITYFMIYFFGILIGQDIWQRVFTAKTEKVAQYAGTLAGFYCILYGLACALIGMAAHVLLPDLDNVNNAFAAIVKASLPDGIRGLVIAAALAAMMSTASAGLLAASTTLTEDLLPRLRGGKQSSLGINRLFTFLTGIVVLGIALVVNDVISALTLAYNLLVGGMLIPLIGAIFWKRATTAGAIASMGLGFITALLFMFKDGLDANTPIYYSLAVGLVSFVVVSLASRRSVPMTSAI; encoded by the coding sequence ATGGCTCTAGATCTATTCGTCGTACTCATCTACGCCGCCGGCATGCTCGTGCTCGGCTACTACGGCATGCGCAAGGCCAAGACCCACGAGGACTACCTGGTGGCCGGCCGCAACCTGGGCCCGACCCTGTACATGGGCACCATGGCCGCCACGGTGCTGGGCGGGGCCTCCACCGTCGGCACCGTGCGCCTGGGCTACGTCCACGGCATTTCCGGCTTCTGGCTGTGCGCCGCCCTCGGCGCGGGGATCATTGCCCTGAACCTGCTGCTGGCCAAGCCACTGCTCAAGCTGCGGATCTTCACCGTGACCCAGGTCCTGGAAAAACGCTACAACCCCATGGCACGCCAGGCCAGCGCGGTGATCATGCTGGCCTACGCCCTGATGATCGGCGTGACCTCGATCCTGGCCATCGGCACCGTGCTGCAAGTGCTGTTCGGCCTGCCGTTCTGGATCTCGGTGCTGCTGGGCGGCGGCGTGGTGGTGGTCTACTCGGCGATCGGCGGCATGTGGTCGCTGACCCTGACCGACATCGTCCAGTTCGTGATCAAGACCGTAGGCCTGATGTTCATCCTGCTGCCGATCTGCCTGTATCGCGTGGGGGGCTGGGATGAACTGGTGGCCAAGCTGCCGGCGTCCAGCTTCAGCTTCACCGCCATCGGCTGGGACACCATCATCACCTACTTCATGATCTACTTCTTCGGCATCCTGATCGGCCAGGACATCTGGCAGCGGGTGTTCACCGCCAAGACCGAGAAAGTCGCGCAGTATGCCGGCACCCTGGCAGGTTTCTACTGCATCCTCTACGGCCTGGCCTGCGCCCTGATCGGCATGGCCGCCCATGTGCTGCTGCCGGACCTGGACAACGTCAACAACGCATTTGCCGCCATCGTCAAAGCCTCGCTACCGGACGGCATCCGTGGCCTGGTGATCGCCGCCGCCCTGGCTGCCATGATGTCCACTGCCAGCGCCGGCCTGCTGGCCGCCTCCACCACCCTGACCGAAGACCTGCTGCCACGGCTACGCGGTGGCAAGCAGTCGAGCCTGGGGATCAACCGCCTGTTCACCTTCCTCACCGGCATCGTGGTGCTGGGCATCGCCCTGGTGGTCAACGACGTGATCAGCGCTCTGACCCTGGCCTACAACCTGTTGGTGGGCGGCATGCTGATCCCGCTGATCGGAGCGATCTTCTGGAAGCGCGCCACCACCGCCGGGGCTATCGCCAGCATGGGCCTGGGCTTCATCACGGCCCTGCTGTTCATGTTCAAGGATGGCCTGGACGCCAATACCCCGATCTACTACAGCCTGGCAGTAGGTCTGGTGAGTTTCGTGGTGGTCAGCCTGGCTTCCCGGCGTTCGGTGCCCATGACCAGCGCGATCTGA
- a CDS encoding MarR family transcriptional regulator, with translation MPLTDEHRFGMQLAHMSRGWRAELDRRLAGLGLSQARWLVLLHLARFEEPPTQRELAQSVGVEGPTLARLLDSLETQGLVQRQSVMEDRRAKKIVLCPSARPLIDQIETIATALRHELFIGVDEEDMRVCMRVHGRILANLEKS, from the coding sequence ATGCCGTTGACCGATGAACACCGTTTTGGCATGCAGCTGGCGCATATGTCCCGCGGCTGGCGTGCTGAACTGGACCGCCGCCTGGCCGGTCTGGGCCTGTCCCAGGCTCGTTGGCTGGTGCTGTTGCACCTGGCCCGTTTCGAAGAACCGCCGACCCAGCGCGAGCTGGCGCAAAGTGTCGGTGTGGAAGGACCTACCCTGGCCCGCCTGCTCGATAGCCTGGAAACCCAGGGCCTGGTCCAGCGTCAATCCGTGATGGAAGATCGCCGGGCGAAGAAGATCGTCCTCTGTCCTTCGGCGCGTCCCCTGATCGACCAGATCGAAACCATTGCCACTGCCTTGCGCCATGAGCTGTTCATTGGCGTCGACGAAGAAGACATGCGGGTCTGCATGCGGGTCCACGGGCGCATCCTGGCCAACCTGGAAAAGTCCTGA
- a CDS encoding LysR family transcriptional regulator — protein MANALPDLKLLRIFVSVVRHQGFANAQRELNLSTSAISTYMSQLEASLGLVLCHRGRGGFSLTSKGELFHQETLRLLGELEGFEQYAAALKGELRGTLNLGVIDSTVSDKALPFAEAIGGYSQEHPAVHLHLSVMSPHELQLGVQDNRLDLAIGAFSTRMSGLVYMPLYREQHWLYCSNRHPLYSERRIPEQVITQQRMVGRGYWSQAELARHGFKHSAATVESMEAQLILVLSGAYIGYLPEHYAQAWADRGDLRVLLPATFGYQAPFSMIMRRGRSREPLIQTFRDLLKAQLNPV, from the coding sequence ATGGCCAACGCTTTACCTGATCTGAAACTATTGCGCATCTTCGTCAGCGTCGTGCGGCATCAGGGATTCGCCAATGCCCAGCGCGAGCTCAATCTCTCGACATCGGCCATCAGTACCTACATGAGCCAGCTGGAAGCGTCCCTGGGCCTGGTGCTCTGTCATCGGGGGCGGGGCGGTTTCAGCCTGACCAGCAAGGGCGAGTTGTTCCACCAGGAAACCTTGCGCCTGCTGGGTGAACTGGAGGGCTTCGAGCAGTATGCCGCGGCGCTCAAGGGCGAGTTGCGCGGCACCTTGAACCTGGGGGTGATCGACTCCACGGTGAGTGACAAGGCCCTGCCGTTCGCCGAGGCCATTGGTGGCTACAGCCAGGAACATCCGGCGGTGCACTTGCACTTGTCCGTGATGAGCCCCCACGAATTGCAATTGGGCGTGCAGGACAACCGCCTGGACCTGGCCATCGGCGCTTTTTCCACCCGCATGAGCGGCCTGGTCTACATGCCGTTGTACCGCGAGCAGCACTGGCTGTATTGCAGCAACCGCCATCCGTTGTACAGCGAGCGGCGGATCCCCGAGCAGGTGATTACCCAGCAGCGCATGGTCGGCCGTGGCTACTGGAGCCAGGCTGAGCTGGCCCGGCATGGTTTCAAGCACAGCGCTGCAACGGTGGAGAGCATGGAGGCGCAGCTGATCCTGGTGTTGTCCGGGGCCTACATCGGCTACCTGCCGGAGCACTATGCCCAGGCCTGGGCCGACAGGGGCGACCTGCGAGTACTGTTGCCGGCGACCTTCGGCTACCAGGCGCCATTCTCCATGATCATGCGCCGTGGCCGCAGCCGCGAACCATTGATCCAGACTTTCCGGGACCTGCTCAAGGCCCAGCTCAATCCGGTGTAG